From a region of the Paenibacillus segetis genome:
- a CDS encoding ABC transporter substrate-binding protein, whose amino-acid sequence MRFKKSLLIMMTVLLVVVMAGCGGGNNTKQSAPANTGNSGTTVQKENDPANSTTPEETGLDHSKPLKLTVFSTTANYGGVQTGWFAKIIKDKFNIELDIVASNLTGGDTKIAAMMASGNLGDIIIFGDDKTHYPNAIKGNLLLDWNKDDLLNKYGKDIAASFPKATEKAKISFGGGTAIYGIGNNVASNPKGASEGKDMTWGPDLRWDLYQQVGAPEINSIEDYLPVLKKMQELEPKNSKGKKTYAFSLWSDWDGNYKLTLAKQFANMLGYDEIPDTAVYVKADEEKYYDFLSPESWYMKSLQLYFDANQMGLVDPDSLTQKFDDVVAKYKDGRLLFSWFPWLGAANYNTEENQAAGKGFALVPFKGELMYSTGFNVYGSNGVISIGAKAQDPERIMEFINWMYTPEGAMISAGSGTAVPNGPKGLTWDINADGKPFVTDFGWNAYADQQNTQIPEEFGSGDYYYGQNQMNFSFVVPAMTNPETNEPYDHNLWTTTLERNPSKLDSDWRDKMGVLTPKEYFVKNNLIAIAPQGFTGKEPLLMDKSLEQKNKQIGTVIQQYSWKMVFAKDQAEFDKLNKEMHDKVNGLGYTDVMEFSIKKAEELFEARKSVQ is encoded by the coding sequence ATGAGATTCAAGAAATCATTATTGATTATGATGACAGTTTTGCTGGTTGTCGTCATGGCTGGTTGTGGCGGGGGAAATAATACGAAACAATCTGCACCTGCCAACACAGGTAACTCAGGTACAACCGTTCAAAAAGAAAACGATCCAGCTAATTCAACAACACCTGAGGAGACAGGACTCGACCATTCGAAACCGCTCAAACTAACCGTATTCTCAACAACCGCTAACTATGGCGGAGTACAAACTGGATGGTTCGCCAAGATCATCAAGGATAAATTCAACATTGAGCTTGATATTGTTGCCTCCAATCTAACAGGTGGAGATACGAAAATCGCAGCGATGATGGCTTCAGGGAATCTGGGAGATATCATCATTTTCGGTGATGACAAGACCCATTATCCAAATGCCATCAAAGGTAATTTGCTACTCGATTGGAACAAAGACGATCTATTGAACAAATACGGCAAAGACATCGCAGCTTCATTCCCCAAAGCTACTGAAAAAGCAAAAATATCCTTTGGTGGAGGTACTGCTATATACGGAATAGGAAACAATGTAGCCTCCAATCCAAAAGGTGCTTCCGAAGGGAAAGACATGACATGGGGCCCAGATTTGCGCTGGGATTTGTACCAACAAGTAGGTGCGCCGGAAATCAATTCAATCGAAGACTACCTTCCTGTATTGAAAAAAATGCAAGAGCTTGAACCCAAGAACTCAAAAGGTAAAAAGACATACGCATTCTCACTTTGGTCTGATTGGGATGGTAACTACAAGCTGACGCTTGCCAAACAGTTCGCAAACATGTTGGGTTACGATGAAATTCCTGATACGGCCGTGTATGTGAAGGCAGACGAAGAGAAGTATTACGATTTCCTATCTCCAGAAAGCTGGTATATGAAGTCACTTCAACTTTACTTTGATGCCAATCAAATGGGACTGGTGGATCCAGATTCCTTAACACAAAAATTTGATGATGTAGTTGCTAAGTATAAAGATGGACGTTTATTATTCTCTTGGTTCCCATGGCTTGGTGCAGCTAACTACAATACCGAAGAGAATCAAGCTGCAGGAAAAGGTTTTGCACTTGTTCCATTCAAAGGTGAATTAATGTATTCTACAGGCTTTAACGTATACGGAAGTAACGGCGTTATTTCAATCGGTGCCAAAGCGCAAGATCCAGAGCGGATTATGGAATTCATCAACTGGATGTATACACCTGAAGGTGCTATGATCTCCGCTGGTAGTGGTACAGCTGTTCCAAATGGTCCAAAAGGATTGACTTGGGACATTAATGCTGACGGTAAGCCATTTGTTACTGATTTCGGTTGGAATGCTTATGCAGACCAACAAAACACGCAAATTCCTGAAGAATTTGGTAGTGGCGATTACTATTATGGTCAAAACCAAATGAACTTCTCTTTTGTAGTTCCTGCGATGACGAATCCGGAAACGAATGAACCATACGACCACAATTTGTGGACGACGACGCTTGAACGCAACCCAAGCAAGCTCGACAGCGATTGGAGAGACAAGATGGGCGTGCTTACACCTAAAGAATATTTTGTTAAGAATAATCTGATTGCAATTGCACCGCAAGGCTTTACAGGTAAAGAACCACTACTTATGGACAAATCGTTAGAGCAGAAGAACAAACAAATCGGTACTGTTATCCAGCAGTATTCGTGGAAGATGGTATTCGCTAAGGATCAAGCGGAGTTTGATAAGTTGAATAAAGAAATGCATGACAAAGTTAATGGTCTCGGCTATACCGACGTCATGGAGTTCTCGATTAAAAAAGCTGAAGAATTATTCGAAGCTCGCAAAAGTGTTCAATAA
- a CDS encoding carbohydrate ABC transporter permease yields MKRKKMGPGEVFFQIILYALFGLFTLTCIYPFYYLFINTISSNDLSSAGYITFYPREIHFDNYMKVLNISGLSHAALVSLYRTVVGTLLTVGASSFLGYLFTKKEMWGRQVWYRSIVVTMYFSAGLIPWYITMNNLHLTNNYLAYILPTIITPFNIILIKTFVEAIPASLEESAQLDGAGYFRVFWSIIIPLTTPILATITIFSAVNQWNSFIDTAFLMTETKYFTLQFLLWRYLNESSSLAALIRNSTDMAASVANMQTPTSVRMTVTMIVVLPILIVYPFFQRFFVKGIMIGAVKG; encoded by the coding sequence ATGAAGAGAAAAAAAATGGGGCCAGGAGAAGTGTTCTTTCAAATCATCCTGTACGCACTCTTTGGTCTGTTTACACTGACATGTATTTATCCGTTCTACTATTTATTCATAAATACGATTAGCTCCAATGATCTAAGTTCAGCTGGGTACATCACTTTCTACCCAAGAGAAATTCATTTTGATAATTACATGAAGGTGCTAAATATCAGTGGTTTGAGTCATGCGGCACTTGTCTCGCTTTACCGGACAGTTGTGGGTACTCTTTTAACCGTTGGAGCATCGTCTTTCTTGGGATATCTGTTTACGAAGAAGGAAATGTGGGGACGGCAAGTATGGTATCGCAGTATTGTCGTCACGATGTATTTCAGCGCAGGACTTATTCCTTGGTATATCACGATGAACAACCTGCACCTGACCAATAACTACCTGGCATATATTCTGCCCACCATTATTACGCCATTTAACATTATTCTGATCAAAACGTTTGTTGAAGCCATCCCGGCTTCTTTAGAAGAATCGGCACAGCTAGATGGTGCTGGATATTTCCGAGTATTCTGGAGCATCATCATTCCTTTGACGACGCCAATACTAGCAACTATTACGATTTTCTCGGCGGTAAATCAGTGGAATTCCTTCATAGATACTGCCTTCTTGATGACAGAAACGAAGTACTTCACGCTGCAATTCTTGTTATGGCGGTATTTGAATGAATCAAGCTCCTTGGCTGCCTTAATTCGTAATTCAACGGATATGGCGGCAAGTGTAGCCAACATGCAGACACCTACCTCGGTCAGAATGACAGTTACGATGATCGTGGTGTTGCCAATTCTGATTGTCTATCCTTTCTTCCAACGGTTCTTTGTAAAGGGAATTATGATCGGAGCAGTTAAGGGATAA